The proteins below are encoded in one region of Methanosarcina barkeri 3:
- a CDS encoding GNAT family N-acetyltransferase, with product MAEQVEIFRASLEDAIEILTLQKLAYKSEAQIYDDWSIPPLLQTVEEIRNEFSTSVFLKAISEHSIVGSVRSRVIENTCHIGRLIVHPEWQNLGIGTRLMTEVELMHRDVARFELFTGSNSIRNIHLYHKLGYKEFRRELLGSKVELVYLEKIVIGKKKNIGYKNY from the coding sequence ATGGCAGAACAAGTAGAAATTTTTCGGGCCAGCCTTGAAGATGCGATTGAAATCTTAACCCTCCAGAAACTGGCATACAAGAGTGAAGCTCAGATCTACGATGACTGGTCCATTCCCCCTCTGCTTCAAACTGTCGAAGAGATAAGAAATGAGTTCAGTACCAGTGTGTTCCTCAAAGCCATCAGCGAGCACTCGATCGTAGGATCTGTACGATCTCGCGTAATAGAAAATACTTGCCATATAGGCAGGCTGATTGTGCACCCTGAATGGCAGAATCTGGGGATAGGCACTCGTTTGATGACAGAGGTTGAGCTTATGCATCGGGATGTAGCTCGATTTGAGCTCTTCACCGGATCGAATAGCATCAGAAATATTCACCTCTATCATAAACTGGGGTATAAGGAGTTCAGGCGGGAACTGCTGGGCAGCAAAGTTGAACTTGTATATTTGGAAAAGATAGTGATTGGAAAAAAGAAAAATATTGGATATAAAAATTATTGA
- a CDS encoding PAS domain S-box protein, producing METSVEKLLANDPNPVLSVDTDGTVIYSNEASEPLLKEWGTKIGEKLPSSIGDLALKTISWNIPETKEVRVGKRVYLINFQPLPEEECVNIYGFDISDREVLKEKLWECEEKYRSIIETANEGVWITDTETVTTFVNQTMAEMLGYTMEEMIGKSALDFVDKDDMESSLIRIKSLQEGIKEKRYEMKFCYKDGSVVWSLVNSMPLINAEGKHIGNMSMHSDITQRKKAEEELKRISEMLKKRNQETIDERQRLYNVLDTLPAMIILLTSDYHIAFANCRFRKRFGDPGGRYCYEYYFGFTQPCEFCESHKVLETGQPHHWKVSGPDGSYYDAYNLPFTDIDGSLMILEMDIDVTEQKKAEERLQESENRYRNIVETANEGISIIDAEERITFINKQIEDMLGYSSEELVGRPMWDFLSDESKAIIKQAFKKGRENINESLEVKFIRKDGSLLWTHTNAKSIFDKGGKFLGILNLHTDITKRKEVEEALRNFEIARKKEIHHRIKNNLQVISSLLDLQAEKFRNRKNINESEVLEAFKESQDRVISMALIHEELYRGEELDKLNFSLYIKELANALFLTYRLGNADVSLSMDLEENILLDMDTAVPLGIIVNELVSNSLKYAFSDRDKGKIQIKFHKDGDQIKFHKDGDQIKFHKDKNGEHKNIIEKSKSKDYKSTSFILTVSDNGVGISENLDIEELDSLGLQLVTFLVDQLDGELELKKSNGTEFIIRFTVVEKNNHALTSALHLIK from the coding sequence ATGGAAACAAGCGTTGAAAAACTTCTAGCAAATGACCCAAATCCTGTGCTCAGTGTCGATACGGATGGTACCGTTATATATTCAAATGAAGCTAGTGAGCCCTTACTGAAGGAGTGGGGCACGAAAATCGGAGAAAAACTGCCGTCTTCTATCGGAGACTTAGCGCTAAAAACAATTTCTTGGAATATTCCGGAAACAAAGGAAGTAAGAGTGGGAAAAAGAGTATACCTGATCAATTTTCAACCTTTACCGGAAGAAGAATGCGTAAACATTTATGGATTCGATATAAGTGACCGTGAAGTCCTTAAAGAAAAACTGTGGGAATGTGAGGAAAAGTACCGCAGCATCATAGAAACAGCAAACGAGGGTGTCTGGATTACCGACACTGAAACAGTTACTACTTTTGTGAATCAAACAATGGCAGAAATGCTCGGGTACACAATGGAAGAAATGATAGGGAAATCAGCCCTTGACTTTGTCGATAAAGATGATATGGAAAGTTCGCTTATCAGAATAAAATCCCTACAGGAAGGCATTAAAGAAAAAAGGTACGAAATGAAGTTCTGCTACAAGGATGGCAGTGTTGTCTGGTCGCTTGTTAACTCTATGCCTCTCATTAACGCAGAGGGAAAACATATCGGTAATATGAGCATGCACTCTGATATTACTCAGCGCAAGAAGGCTGAAGAAGAACTTAAAAGAATAAGTGAGATGCTGAAAAAACGGAATCAGGAAACAATAGACGAACGCCAACGTCTTTATAACGTGCTGGATACGTTGCCTGCAATGATAATCCTGCTAACATCTGACTACCATATCGCCTTTGCCAACTGCAGATTCCGTAAAAGATTTGGGGATCCAGGTGGTCGGTACTGCTATGAATATTATTTTGGATTCACCCAGCCATGTGAATTCTGTGAATCACATAAAGTACTTGAAACCGGTCAACCTCATCATTGGAAAGTAAGCGGGCCGGATGGAAGCTATTATGACGCTTATAATTTACCGTTCACTGATATTGACGGTTCTCTCATGATCCTTGAGATGGATATCGATGTCACTGAGCAAAAAAAGGCAGAAGAAAGACTTCAAGAAAGTGAGAACAGATACCGTAACATTGTGGAGACAGCAAACGAAGGCATAAGCATAATTGATGCTGAAGAGAGAATTACTTTCATCAATAAGCAGATTGAAGATATGCTTGGTTACAGTTCAGAAGAACTCGTTGGCAGGCCGATGTGGGACTTTCTCAGTGATGAAAGTAAGGCTATTATCAAACAGGCTTTTAAAAAAGGAAGGGAAAACATCAATGAGAGTCTTGAAGTTAAGTTTATACGCAAAGATGGCTCCCTTCTATGGACGCATACAAATGCCAAATCTATTTTTGACAAGGGTGGTAAGTTTTTAGGAATTTTGAACCTTCATACTGACATAACCAAGCGAAAGGAAGTCGAAGAAGCTCTCCGAAATTTTGAGATCGCTCGTAAGAAGGAGATACACCATAGAATCAAGAATAATCTTCAGGTAATCTCATCACTACTGGACCTTCAAGCTGAAAAATTCAGAAACCGAAAGAATATAAATGAATCGGAAGTCCTGGAAGCTTTCAAGGAAAGTCAGGATCGTGTAATATCAATGGCTCTTATTCATGAAGAATTATATAGAGGTGAAGAGCTCGATAAACTCAACTTTTCGCTGTACATTAAGGAACTCGCTAATGCTCTTTTCTTGACATATAGACTCGGTAATGCTGATGTCAGCTTAAGTATGGATCTGGAAGAAAACATATTACTTGACATGGACACAGCAGTTCCGTTAGGAATAATTGTCAATGAGCTCGTTTCCAACTCTCTTAAATATGCATTCTCCGACCGAGATAAAGGAAAAATCCAAATAAAATTCCATAAAGATGGAGACCAAATAAAATTCCATAAAGATGGAGACCAAATAAAATTCCATAAAGATAAAAATGGAGAACATAAAAACATAATAGAAAAAAGTAAAAGCAAAGACTATAAGAGTACCAGTTTTATATTGACAGTTTCGGATAACGGTGTGGGTATTTCTGAAAACCTTGATATAGAGGAACTTGATAGTCTGGGACTTCAGCTTGTAACTTTCCTTGTCGACCAGTTAGATGGAGAACTTGAACTGAAAAAGAGCAATGGGACCGAGTTCATTATTAGGTTCACTGTAGTAGAAAAGAATAATCATGCATTGACATCAGCGTTACATTTAATTAAATAA
- the hdrC gene encoding ferredoxin:CoB-CoM heterodisulfide reductase subunit HdrC — translation MIPYVNEYDTPECKTLAETAKKSIRTPASLGLDRCIQCGACTASCPAARFTDYSPRQIVKKVLENDRSVLESEMIWSCFYCYSCNLRCPRNNSPVTIVQVLRQMAVNEGIGVEKLAYFLEIGEYLAENGASKVPGAGVKNMERDLGERWIGFKKNLESIRNELGLSSKDIRNTHGEVQAILEATGYFNREKWLKAKIQEKLLHQLLENQCIKRENRSGDFGFESDRRYSGQPAFII, via the coding sequence ATGATTCCATATGTAAATGAATATGATACCCCGGAATGTAAAACCCTTGCAGAAACTGCAAAGAAAAGCATCCGGACACCTGCCTCTCTGGGGCTTGACCGCTGCATCCAGTGTGGAGCCTGCACGGCTTCCTGCCCTGCAGCCCGCTTTACAGATTACAGCCCGCGCCAGATTGTGAAAAAAGTACTGGAAAATGACCGCAGTGTGCTTGAGTCCGAAATGATCTGGTCCTGTTTCTACTGTTATTCCTGCAATCTGCGTTGTCCCAGGAATAATAGCCCTGTAACAATTGTGCAGGTTCTCAGGCAGATGGCCGTCAACGAGGGCATAGGAGTTGAAAAGCTTGCCTATTTCCTTGAAATAGGAGAGTACCTTGCAGAGAACGGAGCCAGCAAGGTACCGGGTGCAGGAGTTAAGAATATGGAAAGAGACCTTGGAGAACGCTGGATAGGTTTTAAGAAGAACCTTGAGTCAATTCGTAATGAACTGGGGCTCAGTTCAAAGGATATCAGGAACACACATGGGGAAGTTCAGGCTATTCTTGAAGCCACAGGCTATTTTAACAGAGAAAAATGGCTCAAAGCAAAAATACAGGAAAAACTTTTGCATCAGCTCCTGGAGAACCAGTGCATCAAGAGAGAAAATAGAAGCGGAGATTTCGGCTTTGAAAGCGATAGAAGATATTCCGGACAGCCAGCTTTTATTATTTAA
- a CDS encoding pyridoxamine 5'-phosphate oxidase family protein, with protein sequence MTSKLMDYFNKQPRIGVLSTASKDGKVDSAIFGSPNMIDEKTVVIATGKNRTFSNLQENPYAIYLIMEQDTEWKGIRVYLKMKESATSGEMLDTIKSQIAKMAGEEAAEMMKATVTFEIIELRPLVDMGQGWEESI encoded by the coding sequence ATGACGTCAAAACTGATGGACTACTTTAACAAGCAACCGAGAATTGGAGTTCTAAGCACAGCGAGTAAAGATGGAAAGGTAGACTCAGCTATTTTCGGCTCACCGAATATGATCGATGAAAAGACCGTTGTAATTGCAACAGGTAAGAACCGTACGTTTTCAAACCTTCAGGAAAACCCTTACGCGATATACCTGATAATGGAACAAGATACGGAATGGAAAGGGATCAGAGTTTACCTGAAGATGAAGGAATCTGCAACGTCGGGGGAAATGCTTGATACGATTAAAAGCCAGATCGCAAAAATGGCCGGGGAGGAGGCTGCGGAGATGATGAAGGCAACGGTTACCTTCGAGATTATTGAGCTGAGACCTCTCGTTGATATGGGACAGGGCTGGGAGGAATCGATCTGA
- the hacA gene encoding homoaconitase large subunit: MSEKIFSRAAGKEANANDFVLADVDYAMAHDGTSVLTVNAFKEMEMKKVWDPSRIIIPFDHIAPANNETSAILQKEIREWVKEQGIPNFYELGEGICHQVLPENGFALPGKLVVGADSHSCTYGAFGAFATGVGATDMAEIFATGELWFKVPESLRFTVEGRLGKGVYAKDLTLYLIGKTGIDGATYKAVEFYGQAISELSVSGRMTLCNMAIEMGAKTGIVPPDEKTFDFLKNRAAAPYEPVYADQDAFYVKEPVYSAEDIEPQVACPHQVDNVKPVGEVEGTHVDQVFIGTCTNGRLEDLEVAASILKGKKVAVRTIVIPASRITLLAAIENGTMETLLKAGVTLATPGCGPCLGAHQGVISEGEVCISTANRNFKGRMGKGGFIYLASPATAAASALSGEITDPRTV; this comes from the coding sequence ATTAGCGAAAAAATTTTCTCCCGAGCAGCGGGAAAAGAGGCAAATGCAAATGATTTTGTCCTGGCAGATGTTGATTATGCAATGGCGCATGACGGCACCTCCGTACTTACAGTTAATGCTTTTAAAGAAATGGAAATGAAAAAGGTCTGGGACCCCTCAAGAATTATAATTCCTTTCGACCATATCGCGCCTGCAAATAACGAGACTTCAGCCATTCTTCAAAAGGAAATCCGGGAATGGGTAAAGGAGCAAGGTATTCCGAACTTTTACGAGCTTGGAGAGGGGATCTGCCATCAGGTACTTCCCGAAAACGGATTTGCCCTGCCTGGAAAACTGGTTGTGGGAGCTGATTCGCATTCCTGTACCTATGGGGCTTTCGGGGCTTTTGCAACAGGCGTAGGTGCTACCGATATGGCTGAAATTTTCGCTACAGGCGAACTCTGGTTTAAGGTGCCTGAAAGTCTCAGGTTTACGGTTGAAGGAAGGCTTGGAAAAGGAGTTTATGCAAAAGACCTGACCCTTTACCTTATCGGAAAGACCGGAATTGACGGTGCAACCTATAAGGCGGTAGAGTTTTACGGGCAGGCTATCTCTGAATTGTCAGTTTCCGGCAGAATGACTCTCTGCAACATGGCAATAGAAATGGGAGCAAAAACCGGAATTGTTCCACCTGACGAAAAAACCTTCGATTTTCTGAAAAACAGAGCGGCTGCTCCATATGAGCCGGTTTATGCCGATCAGGACGCATTTTATGTAAAAGAACCCGTTTACTCTGCTGAGGATATCGAGCCTCAGGTAGCCTGTCCTCATCAGGTTGACAACGTAAAGCCTGTTGGAGAGGTTGAAGGTACCCACGTAGACCAGGTATTCATAGGGACGTGTACAAATGGCAGACTTGAAGACCTTGAGGTCGCAGCATCAATCCTGAAAGGAAAAAAGGTTGCAGTCAGGACAATTGTAATTCCTGCATCCCGAATAACTCTCCTTGCAGCGATTGAGAACGGAACAATGGAAACTCTACTCAAAGCAGGTGTCACACTCGCAACCCCTGGCTGCGGGCCCTGTCTTGGCGCCCACCAGGGAGTAATAAGTGAAGGAGAAGTCTGCATTTCAACCGCAAACCGAAACTTCAAAGGCAGAATGGGAAAAGGTGGTTTTATCTACCTGGCCTCCCCTGCAACCGCGGCAGCCTCAGCATTATCAGGTGAGATTACTGATCCAAGGACAGTATAA
- the hdrB gene encoding ferredoxin:CoB-CoM heterodisulfide reductase subunit HdrB, with protein sequence MKAIEDIPDSQLLLFKSCMVGQEYPGVETSTCYVFDRLGIDYCINDEQSCCTGIGHYTDVFEGLTTAAIAARNFAVAKRCGYPNITCLCSTCYAVNKEACETLNTNTEVREKINSIFQEKGLENLFYKKDDMNPRKNFYHAVEILLSKVDKIQEQKEFDFSGIKTASHHACHYYKVKYLDVLGNPENPQLIDNIAAACGAEPVRWYEDRTLTCGMGFSQLHLNKDTSLQVTKTKLDSLQRAGVELMLHMCPNCQIQYDRYQPVIEREFGVKYDMVHMNIAQFVALSMGADPYKVCGFQTHSVPLEEFLEKNGII encoded by the coding sequence TTGAAAGCGATAGAAGATATTCCGGACAGCCAGCTTTTATTATTTAAGAGCTGCATGGTCGGGCAGGAGTACCCAGGAGTGGAAACCTCCACTTGTTATGTCTTTGACAGGCTTGGGATAGACTATTGTATAAACGATGAGCAGTCCTGCTGCACAGGAATAGGCCATTATACCGACGTCTTTGAAGGACTGACAACAGCAGCTATTGCAGCCCGGAACTTCGCAGTCGCAAAAAGGTGCGGTTACCCCAACATAACCTGCCTCTGTTCAACCTGTTATGCCGTAAATAAAGAAGCCTGTGAAACCCTGAACACCAATACCGAAGTTCGGGAAAAAATTAACTCTATCTTCCAGGAAAAGGGCCTTGAAAATCTTTTTTACAAGAAAGACGATATGAATCCGAGGAAAAACTTCTACCATGCAGTAGAGATTCTTTTAAGTAAGGTCGATAAAATCCAGGAGCAGAAAGAATTCGACTTTTCAGGAATCAAAACCGCATCTCATCATGCCTGCCATTACTATAAAGTTAAGTATCTCGATGTCCTCGGAAACCCTGAAAACCCTCAGTTGATAGATAACATAGCCGCAGCCTGCGGAGCCGAGCCTGTACGCTGGTACGAAGATCGGACTCTCACTTGCGGGATGGGCTTTTCCCAGCTCCACCTTAACAAAGACACCTCGCTTCAGGTAACAAAGACCAAACTTGACAGCCTTCAAAGAGCAGGCGTAGAGCTTATGCTTCATATGTGCCCGAATTGCCAGATCCAGTATGACCGCTACCAACCGGTTATCGAAAGAGAGTTTGGCGTAAAATATGATATGGTGCACATGAATATAGCCCAGTTCGTAGCTCTTTCAATGGGTGCAGATCCATACAAGGTGTGCGGCTTCCAGACTCACTCCGTGCCTCTTGAAGAGTTTCTGGAAAAGAACGGCATAATCTAA
- a CDS encoding GNAT family N-acetyltransferase: MKDIEYKTGPPTWHEHFQLFSSTGWMPVLKVSEDDLKKVFDNTWYWITAYKDQKIIGAGRLISDGAMYALICDIIVIPDHQNKGIGSTILKQLVNKCQETDIKRVWLFAAPGKAKFYEKYGFSIRPNEAPGMQLIEFEFQQ; encoded by the coding sequence ATGAAAGATATTGAATACAAGACAGGTCCTCCTACCTGGCATGAGCATTTTCAACTGTTTTCAAGCACGGGATGGATGCCAGTTCTTAAGGTTTCCGAAGATGATTTGAAAAAGGTCTTTGATAATACCTGGTACTGGATAACAGCATACAAAGACCAGAAGATTATTGGTGCAGGACGTTTGATTTCGGACGGAGCCATGTATGCTCTGATCTGCGATATAATTGTAATACCGGATCATCAAAATAAAGGGATAGGAAGCACGATCTTAAAACAACTGGTTAACAAGTGCCAGGAGACCGATATTAAAAGGGTCTGGTTATTTGCAGCTCCCGGAAAAGCCAAATTTTACGAAAAGTACGGTTTTTCAATTCGTCCAAACGAGGCACCTGGAATGCAACTTATAGAATTTGAATTCCAGCAGTGA